In the genome of Thermoproteus tenax Kra 1, the window CCGGTCCATGCATCGAGGTTCCTCAGGCGGAGCCTGGGGGGCTCCACGGATACTATCTCGGCCACGGTGAGCCCTATAGGGTTCGGGCGAGGAGGAAACCTAGTGGCGAATATGCCCACCTCCGGCATATCCTCAAGACCCCACGGCTTGAGCGTAATCCTGGTCTCTTTAACGCGGTCCATGAACCAGATGACGAACACATGGCTGTATTCCTCAATGCCCTTCAGACCGGCCGAGAACTCGTCGAAAATCCTGACCGTCGAGACGAAAGTTCTGCGGTCAACCCTGGGCCCCTCCTCGGGCAGACCCGACTCGACAACGCCGATGGGCCTCAATCTGATTTCCATTAAGACACGACCTGGGCCGTGATAGAGGGGCTTATTATCAACTCTCCATCGTGGAACACTACGTGCGGGAACGATATGAGGAGCTTCTCGGAGGAGCCTCCGTTCAACCTCATCCCGCCTATTATGTGGACCTTGAAAACGCCGCTAGGGATACGCGCAGTGATGTTTGATCCATCGATCTGTACTGTGGCCTCGGAGATTGTGAAGAACACCTCATTGTATTCGCCGGCTGGCACAGAGGCAGAGAGCAGCAGCTGGGGCGTGCTCGTGAGCTCTACAGTTCTGCTACCATTGAATAGGA includes:
- a CDS encoding DUF4382 domain-containing protein, encoding MRTSILVVGAIVVVAALGLLAYYYFSQGHVDIYISDPPSPQRIAIYVTFTSIALHRVNANGTGGWIVLFNGSRTVELTSTPQLLLSASVPAGEYNEVFFTISEATVQIDGSNITARIPSGVFKVHIIGGMRLNGGSSEKLLISFPHVVFHDGELIISPSITAQVVS
- the tsaA gene encoding tRNA (N6-threonylcarbamoyladenosine(37)-N6)-methyltransferase TrmO, giving the protein MEIRLRPIGVVESGLPEEGPRVDRRTFVSTVRIFDEFSAGLKGIEEYSHVFVIWFMDRVKETRITLKPWGLEDMPEVGIFATRFPPRPNPIGLTVAEIVSVEPPRLRLRNLDAWTGSPILDLKPYDVLDIVQRPKMPEWLKRFLKIK